From Thermodesulfobacteriota bacterium, a single genomic window includes:
- a CDS encoding sodium:calcium symporter: QTLDEWDFWAGTIGIVIFGLVEILMFMWVFGGEKAWAEMNRDSKVKIPRIFYYVLRYITPLFMFVLIVWWSVELLPEELEKTSWTIWTARGYLIFLFVGLWTLVILADRRRKNKQNES; the protein is encoded by the coding sequence TCAGACATTGGACGAGTGGGATTTTTGGGCCGGCACAATAGGAATCGTGATCTTCGGTCTGGTTGAGATTTTGATGTTCATGTGGGTATTTGGGGGAGAAAAGGCATGGGCTGAAATGAACAGGGATAGTAAGGTGAAAATCCCAAGGATCTTTTACTATGTCTTAAGATATATCACGCCCCTATTTATGTTTGTACTTATAGTTTGGTGGAGTGTTGAGCTATTGCCAGAAGAACTTGAGAAAACTAGCTGGACCATTTGGACGGCTAGAGGGTATCTTATATTTCTTTTTGTAGGTCTTTGGACACTTGTGATCTTAGCTGATAGAAGGAGGAAGAATAAACAAAATGAGTCTTGA
- a CDS encoding aspartyl/asparaginyl beta-hydroxylase domain-containing protein, whose product MSEENKTPQEQSEVKEYRKADYETKEYANGFLASFIKMVEDFNVRFAKYGNPPIYDNETFPWVKEIEDNWGKIREELDSVMERREDLPSFHEIMPEVETITTDNNWKTFFLAGYGLESDANAKKCPETVRLLKRIPGMKTAFFSILSPKKHIPAHKGPYNGVLRYHLGLKVPEPKEECKIRIDKQITHWNEGESIVFDDTFNHEVWNDTDGFRAVLFVDFIRPVKFPFSLFNKLVVSAAAFAPFLKEAENKHKEWEKEFYKQ is encoded by the coding sequence ATGAGCGAAGAAAATAAAACACCACAAGAACAAAGCGAAGTTAAAGAGTATAGAAAAGCTGATTATGAAACAAAGGAATATGCGAACGGGTTTCTTGCATCATTCATAAAAATGGTCGAGGACTTTAACGTAAGGTTTGCTAAATACGGAAACCCGCCTATATATGACAATGAGACCTTCCCTTGGGTTAAAGAGATTGAAGATAACTGGGGGAAAATCAGAGAAGAGCTTGACTCCGTAATGGAAAGAAGAGAGGATCTTCCTAGCTTCCACGAAATTATGCCCGAGGTTGAAACTATAACGACTGACAATAACTGGAAAACGTTCTTTCTTGCGGGCTATGGACTAGAGAGCGATGCTAACGCTAAGAAATGTCCAGAGACCGTTCGTTTGTTAAAAAGGATACCGGGCATGAAAACCGCTTTCTTTTCCATCCTGTCTCCAAAAAAACACATCCCTGCTCATAAGGGTCCCTACAACGGAGTGTTAAGATATCACTTAGGGTTAAAAGTTCCTGAGCCAAAAGAAGAGTGCAAGATCAGAATAGACAAGCAAATAACCCACTGGAATGAGGGTGAGAGTATCGTTTTTGATGATACCTTTAATCATGAGGTTTGGAACGATACAGACGGGTTTAGAGCAGTTTTATTTGTAGACTTTATAAGACCGGTGAAGTTTCCATTTAGTCTATTCAATAAACTTGTTGTAAGTGCTGCGGCGTTTGCTCCATTTCTTAAAGAAGCTGAGAATAAACACAAAGAGTGGGAAAAGGAATTCTACAAGCAGTAA
- a CDS encoding CDP-alcohol phosphatidyltransferase family protein, whose translation MDHAIVVAAGTGIEDTDLNRYGSIEFGSLPQIKRLVITAQRAGIEHFTIITQDSDSILKDLLSNDKRIESTINWITLDEEIHFDSVPYLILQSNLLTTPDALSSFMESELKKTEISILADTSDDLWVKANGDKVEEITPNGGRIVGAYIAGGNLLNKSFSKTKSIKNLVSEIVESGKAKYGKFSGKYWMRLNEDEDTGKEAEDLIFNYVGKTATGWISRNINSKFSLPTSRQLVKTPLSPNMISIGINIIGSLCGVFYALGHPVIGALFMHIATILDRCDGEVARVKLMETKEGEWVDTISDQFTVLSFLIGAPLGYYLVSGSSLALIMGGITLFIFAFFLIWSFYFLTRYTTSGSLVAYFKVDSLVEDQNTSILRKVIKIVRPMGRRNVYSIAMLGIAIVGGYPWVVGITTLAAIMFFLHQIEDIIKLRRVKPEKQIEY comes from the coding sequence ATGGACCATGCAATAGTTGTAGCGGCCGGAACAGGTATTGAGGACACAGACCTGAACAGGTACGGAAGTATCGAATTCGGCTCGCTCCCACAAATTAAACGCCTAGTTATAACTGCTCAAAGAGCTGGCATTGAGCATTTCACCATAATCACCCAAGACAGTGATTCCATTTTAAAAGACTTACTCTCCAATGACAAAAGAATTGAAAGCACAATCAATTGGATAACTTTAGACGAAGAAATACATTTTGACTCTGTTCCATATTTAATACTCCAGTCAAACTTGCTCACTACGCCAGATGCACTTTCAAGTTTTATGGAAAGCGAGCTGAAAAAAACTGAGATATCTATACTTGCTGATACATCGGATGATTTATGGGTTAAAGCTAATGGGGATAAGGTTGAGGAAATAACTCCAAATGGGGGAAGAATTGTTGGGGCATATATTGCAGGCGGAAACTTATTGAATAAAAGCTTTTCAAAAACGAAATCAATAAAAAACTTAGTATCTGAAATAGTTGAAAGCGGCAAAGCTAAGTATGGAAAGTTCTCAGGAAAATATTGGATGAGACTAAATGAGGATGAGGATACTGGAAAAGAGGCCGAGGATCTGATTTTCAATTATGTTGGGAAAACAGCCACCGGCTGGATATCCAGAAATATAAACAGTAAATTTTCTCTTCCAACAAGCCGTCAGCTTGTAAAAACTCCTCTTTCTCCTAACATGATAAGCATTGGCATTAATATAATAGGTTCACTCTGCGGAGTGTTTTACGCACTAGGACACCCGGTTATTGGTGCTCTATTTATGCACATAGCAACCATACTTGACCGCTGCGACGGCGAGGTTGCCAGAGTCAAGCTTATGGAAACCAAAGAAGGTGAATGGGTGGATACGATTTCGGATCAATTCACAGTGTTATCATTTTTAATCGGAGCCCCACTGGGCTATTACTTGGTTTCAGGTAGCAGCTTAGCTCTAATCATGGGCGGTATTACTCTGTTTATATTTGCGTTCTTTTTAATATGGTCATTCTATTTCCTAACCCGATACACAACTTCAGGAAGTTTAGTTGCATATTTTAAGGTGGACAGCCTTGTTGAAGATCAAAATACATCTATTTTGAGAAAAGTTATCAAAATAGTTAGACCAATGGGAAGAAGGAATGTATATTCTATAGCAATGCTAGGTATTGCAATTGTTGGTGGCTATCCTTGGGTAGTGGGTATTACCACGCTTGCGGCAATAATGTTTTTTCTTCACCAAATTGAGGATATAATTAAGCTTCGTAGGGTGAAGCCTGAAAAACAGATTGAATACTAA
- a CDS encoding phosphocholine cytidylyltransferase family protein: protein MKAVILAAGRGKRLYPYTKYIPKCLLEIGGETILEHQINHIRECGIDEIVIVVGFGFEKVENFLRNYDGLGMKIKTLYNPFYQTTNSLISLWIARGEMDNDMVVMNGDDVFEIDVLEQALRMRDEKICLPVKRKSNYEEEDMKVIIQESKIVDISKTLTSRASAESVGVRVFRDTGVELLKRSIEEEMRTGGAENKWYISAIHRLIKKGYKVKSLDIDDLFWMDVDYPSDLFKARLNSDKFIKKSYQERVLRVVETS from the coding sequence ATGAAAGCGGTCATACTTGCAGCTGGTAGAGGCAAAAGGCTTTACCCGTACACAAAGTACATTCCAAAGTGCTTACTAGAAATCGGCGGCGAGACAATACTTGAGCATCAAATAAATCATATAAGAGAATGCGGGATTGATGAGATTGTGATTGTCGTGGGCTTTGGTTTTGAGAAGGTTGAGAACTTTCTTAGAAACTATGACGGCCTAGGTATGAAGATTAAAACCCTGTATAACCCATTTTATCAAACTACAAATAGTCTAATTTCTCTGTGGATTGCTAGAGGAGAGATGGACAACGATATGGTTGTAATGAACGGGGATGATGTATTTGAAATCGATGTTTTAGAACAAGCACTTAGAATGAGAGATGAGAAAATTTGCCTTCCTGTTAAACGCAAAAGTAATTACGAAGAAGAAGACATGAAGGTTATTATCCAGGAAAGCAAAATTGTTGATATTAGTAAAACGCTAACCAGCAGAGCATCTGCAGAGTCTGTGGGTGTAAGGGTTTTCAGAGACACTGGAGTGGAACTTCTAAAAAGGTCAATAGAAGAAGAAATGAGAACTGGCGGTGCTGAGAACAAATGGTATATTTCTGCCATTCATAGACTTATTAAAAAAGGTTATAAAGTAAAATCACTCGACATAGACGACCTATTCTGGATGGATGTTGATTATCCGAGTGATTTATTTAAAGCAAGACTTAACTCAGATAAATTCATCAAGAAATCCTATCAGGAAAGGGTCCTAAGAGTAGTAGAAACAAGCTGA
- the panD gene encoding aspartate 1-decarboxylase: MDRTLLKSKIHRAIVTEADLEYEGSITVDRNLMDAADLLHYEQVHIFNITNGHRFTTYVIEGKRGSNVMCVNGAAAHLAREGDCLIVASFATYDEQECKSHSPKLIYVDEGNNITSIKPETKKLKVARS, encoded by the coding sequence ATGGACAGAACACTGCTCAAATCAAAGATACACAGGGCTATTGTGACCGAGGCTGATTTGGAATACGAAGGCAGCATTACTGTAGACAGAAATCTAATGGATGCAGCAGATCTTCTACACTATGAACAGGTTCATATCTTTAACATTACAAATGGCCATAGGTTTACGACATATGTAATAGAAGGGAAAAGGGGCTCAAATGTTATGTGCGTTAACGGAGCAGCAGCTCATCTTGCAAGAGAGGGAGATTGTCTTATTGTTGCCAGCTTTGCTACATATGATGAACAAGAATGCAAAAGTCATTCACCTAAACTCATTTATGTTGATGAGGGCAATAATATCACAAGCATTAAGCCCGAGACTAAAAAACTTAAAGTTGCGAGAAGCTAA
- the panC gene encoding pantoate--beta-alanine ligase translates to MAIINTVKDMQNLSDRIKKDGRSVAFVPTMGALHDGHLSLMREAKKRGDFLVVSIFVNPTQFGPNEDYEKYTRDLEGDITKIKPLGVDAVFYPDVQQIYPQGAETFVEVENLQKPLCGEHRPGHFRGVSTVVLKLFNIVKPDLAVFGEKDYQQLQIIKKMVKDLHLEVEIIGMPIVREEDGLALSSRNAYLSAQQRHQALSLSKSLKKIKSSFDSGNKRNSELIGLGLEVLKDSGIENIDYLEIRDALTLEKDELVKKGDIVAVAARLENARLIDNTKL, encoded by the coding sequence ATAGCTATCATCAATACAGTAAAAGATATGCAGAACCTTTCAGACAGAATAAAGAAAGATGGCAGATCCGTGGCATTTGTTCCGACTATGGGAGCTCTTCATGATGGACATTTGAGCCTAATGAGAGAGGCAAAAAAAAGAGGTGATTTTTTAGTTGTTAGCATCTTTGTAAACCCAACGCAGTTCGGACCCAATGAGGACTATGAAAAATATACTAGAGACTTAGAGGGAGATATTACAAAAATTAAACCTTTAGGAGTAGATGCTGTGTTTTATCCTGATGTTCAGCAAATATACCCGCAAGGTGCTGAGACCTTTGTAGAAGTGGAAAATCTTCAAAAGCCTCTTTGCGGTGAGCACAGACCGGGACACTTTAGAGGCGTATCCACTGTTGTGTTGAAACTATTTAACATAGTCAAACCCGATCTTGCAGTTTTTGGCGAGAAGGACTATCAGCAGTTACAGATCATAAAAAAAATGGTCAAAGACCTTCACCTTGAAGTTGAGATCATTGGAATGCCTATAGTAAGAGAAGAGGATGGGTTAGCGCTTAGTTCAAGAAATGCTTACCTATCGGCACAGCAAAGACATCAGGCGCTATCACTTTCAAAATCTCTAAAAAAAATTAAGAGTAGTTTTGATAGCGGTAACAAAAGGAATTCAGAATTAATAGGTTTAGGTCTTGAAGTACTTAAGGACTCTGGAATTGAAAATATTGATTATCTAGAAATAAGAGATGCATTAACACTAGAAAAAGATGAATTAGTAAAGAAAGGAGATATTGTGGCCGTTGCGGCAAGGCTTGAGAATGCGCGGCTTATTGATAATACCAAGCTTTAG
- the panB gene encoding 3-methyl-2-oxobutanoate hydroxymethyltransferase, translating to MKKTTAPDISSMKKKQKIAMVTAYDAPTAKIVDEAGVDIILVGDSLGNVIQGMPNTLSVTMEEMLYHTKIVSRGVTSAHICADMPFMSFQTSVTEAVRNAGRFIKETGAESVKFEITQNYIDTIYEIRKAGIPVMGHIGLRPQSVHDMGGYKLQGREKDEASKLIALAKEIEDAGAYSLVLESIPQKLAKKITKSIDIPTIGIGAGPDCDGQVLVIHDLLGMSEEPLPKFVKKYAELRETMKKATKEYIDEVKSGSFPASEHSYD from the coding sequence ATGAAAAAAACAACTGCCCCAGATATAAGCTCCATGAAGAAAAAGCAAAAGATTGCAATGGTTACAGCTTATGACGCTCCTACTGCGAAAATCGTAGATGAAGCAGGAGTTGACATTATCTTAGTGGGAGACTCGCTTGGTAATGTTATTCAAGGCATGCCAAATACTCTTTCAGTAACTATGGAGGAAATGCTCTACCACACAAAGATAGTCTCAAGAGGAGTAACTAGCGCACATATATGTGCAGATATGCCATTTATGTCTTTTCAAACATCTGTGACTGAGGCAGTTAGAAATGCGGGCAGGTTCATCAAAGAAACGGGAGCAGAATCTGTAAAATTTGAGATTACACAGAACTACATAGATACAATTTATGAAATAAGAAAAGCAGGGATACCGGTGATGGGGCATATAGGCCTTCGCCCTCAATCAGTTCACGATATGGGCGGATATAAGCTACAGGGAAGGGAAAAAGATGAGGCTTCAAAGCTGATCGCTTTGGCAAAGGAGATTGAAGATGCCGGTGCTTACTCTTTGGTACTAGAAAGCATCCCGCAAAAACTTGCTAAAAAAATTACGAAATCAATTGATATACCTACTATAGGAATAGGCGCGGGCCCTGACTGTGATGGGCAAGTATTGGTTATTCATGATCTGCTAGGAATGTCTGAAGAGCCCCTACCTAAGTTCGTAAAGAAATATGCTGAGCTTAGAGAAACTATGAAAAAAGCAACAAAAGAATATATAGATGAAGTTAAGTCAGGTTCTTTCCCAGCTTCGGAGCATTCTTATGACTGA
- a CDS encoding PhzF family phenazine biosynthesis protein — MGAKIYQVNAFADKPFSGNPAAVCILECDAEESWMQSVASQMNLSETAFVYTEADGFNLRWFTPTIEVDLCGHATLASAHVLWNEGYLNLDKVAKFNTNSGLLTASKKQDMIILDFPAEPQDEAEIPIMFNEAIGADHIYVGKNRFDYLVQVESEEVVRNLEPNFNLIKQISARGIIVTSISSSDEYDFVSRFFAPASGIDEDPVTGSAHCCLGPFWQKRLGKNEFNAYQASKRGGTIYVEVLQNRVLVGGRAHTVFKGEMA; from the coding sequence ATGGGTGCTAAAATCTACCAGGTTAATGCTTTTGCAGATAAACCATTTTCAGGAAATCCGGCAGCTGTATGTATTTTAGAGTGTGATGCCGAAGAGAGTTGGATGCAAAGTGTTGCTTCTCAGATGAATCTCTCAGAAACTGCCTTTGTATACACAGAGGCGGACGGTTTTAATCTTAGATGGTTTACACCTACAATAGAGGTTGATCTATGTGGTCATGCAACTTTAGCAAGCGCCCATGTACTTTGGAATGAGGGGTATTTAAACTTGGATAAGGTTGCCAAGTTTAATACTAACAGCGGTTTATTAACTGCTTCAAAGAAACAGGACATGATCATACTAGATTTTCCGGCCGAACCTCAAGATGAGGCAGAAATACCCATTATGTTTAATGAAGCTATAGGAGCAGATCATATTTACGTCGGCAAAAACAGGTTTGATTATTTAGTGCAAGTTGAGTCAGAAGAAGTCGTGAGGAATCTGGAACCTAACTTTAATTTGATTAAACAAATTTCAGCCAGAGGAATAATAGTTACATCTATTTCAAGCTCGGATGAATATGATTTTGTATCAAGGTTCTTTGCCCCAGCTTCTGGTATAGATGAGGACCCTGTGACTGGTTCGGCCCACTGCTGTCTTGGACCGTTTTGGCAAAAAAGGCTTGGCAAAAATGAATTTAATGCTTACCAAGCATCTAAAAGAGGCGGCACTATTTATGTCGAAGTTCTTCAGAACAGAGTCTTGGTTGGCGGAAGAGCACATACTGTATTTAAAGGCGAGATGGCTTGA